One stretch of Schizosaccharomyces pombe strain 972h- genome assembly, chromosome: III DNA includes these proteins:
- a CDS encoding pig-F/3-ketosphinganine reductase fusion protein — protein MGFWGRNSFEADKKHILVTGGSQGLGKAIAKELVLRGANVTIVARTVTKLQEAVAELSDSKIHEDQQVSFESVDLTSYESVHSMIERLPFCPDHVVHCAGSCIPGFFTELDPSVFEKQMRQNYLASVYVCHAAIRRMKEISPSYSRRILLVGSLLSSLPIIGYSAYSPVKAAVRNLADSLRQECILYDIEVSVYLPSTILSPGYEQENTLKPELVLQMEGMDSVQTCEEAASHCMTGLDRGDFLIANESTGHLMKNHCRNSSPHDNPILEYLFALVSLLAWPFYRRKLDSLVYQYALEKGYRQPSSSRNSWIFTLLLTFTQLTIFYLSLNCLIENPYRMLRNTFPIWFIMQTLQIYIQSPRPPLTPKRLLAGAASMLIGSLLISFILVAFGAPLLHDFHLTYFCALTLSVFTVYPLASTLAFNTEQWQRFLTLKSFNVIGSMQLRSWGPIIGAWFGAFPIPLDWDRPWQAWPITIVIGAFLGYAFAAIVGEILQ, from the exons ATGGGGTTTTGGGGTCGAAACTCGTTTGAAGCCGATAAAAAG CATATCTTGGTGACCGGTGGGTCTCAGGGACTTGGCAAGGCAATAGCTAAGGAACTCGTGCTACGTGGGGCAAATGTAACAATTGTTGCAAGGACTGTAACTAAATTGCAAGAAGCAGTGGCTGAGCTTTCAGACTCAAAAATTCATGAAGATCAACAAGTATCGTTTGAGAGCGTGGATCTTACAAGTTATGAGAGTGTCCATAGCATGATAGAAAGACTTCCATTTTGCCCGGATCATGTTGTTCATTGCGCCGGATCTTGCATTCCTGGTTTCTTCACGGAATTGGATCCCTcggtttttgaaaagcaaatgcgacaaaattatttggCTAGTGTTTATGTTTGCCATGCTGCAATTAGAAGGATGAAGGAAATATCTCCTTCATATTCTCGAAGGATTCTTCTAGTTGGCTCCCTACTCAGTTCTTTACCTATTATAGGCTATTCGGCATATTCCCCTGTAAAAGCTGCTGTCCGAAATTTAGCTGATTCTCTTCGCCAAGAATGCATTTTGTATGATATTGAAGTCTCTGTTTATCTTCCTAGCACCATCCTTTCTCCAGGATATGAACAAGAAAATACACTGAAACCGGAATTGGTTTTACAGATGGAGGGTATGGATTCCGTACAAACTTGCGAGGAAGCAGCCTCCCATTGCATGACAGGTTTAGATCGAGGAGATTTTTTGATTGCAAATGAATCAACTGGCCATCTAATGAAAAACCATTGTCGAAACTCTAGCCCACATGATAATCCTATTTTAGAATACTTATTTGCTCTTGTTTCTCTTCTAGCTTGGCCATTCTATAGAAGAAAGCTAGACAGTTTGGTTTATCAATATGCTTTAGAAAAGGGTTACAGACAACCTTCGAGCTCTAGAAATAGTTGgatatttactttattgCTGACATTTACTCAACTCACCATTTTCTATCTTTCCCTAAACtgtttaattgaaaatccTTATAGAATGCTTAGAAATACTTTTCCTATTTGGTTTATCATGCAAACATTGCAAATCTATATTCAAAGCCCACGCCCACCCTTAACCCCAAAGAGATTACTTGCCGGTGCAGCATCAATGTTGATAGGCTCTTTACTCATCTCCTTCATTCTCGTAGCATTTGGAGCACCACTTCTGCACGACTTTCATTTGACGTATTTTTGTGCTCTAACGCTCAGCGTCTTTACTGTATATCCTCTTGCAAGCACGCTTGCTTTTAACACTGAACAATGGCAAAGGTTCCTTACTTTAAAATCCTTTAATGTTATAGGTAGCATGCAGCTAAGAAGCTGGGGTCCTATTATTGGTGCTTGGTTTGGCGCTTTTCCTATCCCATTAGATTGGGACCGTCCTTGGCAGGCTTGGCCCATTACTATAGTAATTGGTGCATTCTTAGGATATGCTTTTGCAGCTATAGTTGGAGAGATTCTTCAATAG